The bacterium HR11 genome includes a region encoding these proteins:
- the aglZ gene encoding Adventurous-gliding motility protein Z, with the protein MPFTVHDLEDLLRLLQEHPEWRRELLQTLLSEEFLRLPAEFREASKLLADTAAIVHQTGQRLEQNSVQLQRLTARIDDLAAQVQQLAAQVQQLAVRLDQLTARVDDLTVRLEQLTARVDDLAAQVQQLTAQVQQLAVRMDQLTARVDDLTVRLDQLTARVDDLAAQVQQLAVRMDQLTARVDDLTVRLDQLTARVDDLAAQVQQLAVRMDQLTARVDDLTVRLEQLTARVDDLAAQVQQLAVRMDQLTARVDDLTVRLEQLTARVDDLTVRLDRLTARVDDLTVQVQQLTQTLHTFMETTDRRFRRLEALIADVRGSTTEDRMRTFFYQFLADRGFQRLTPIRTLHLNALGEIDGVVQVETPDGERLWVLIEAKVKLYPKDIQQFARRLRRSSVREKLHRFGIHGKALVWVFSLGLTMGVEEAAEKEAVGLVEAHIGEIVAPQVWDI; encoded by the coding sequence TTGCCGTTTACCGTACATGACCTGGAAGACCTGTTACGACTCCTGCAGGAGCACCCGGAATGGAGACGGGAACTCTTGCAGACGCTTCTGTCGGAGGAGTTCCTCCGCCTCCCGGCTGAATTCCGGGAGGCCTCGAAACTCCTGGCCGACACCGCCGCCATCGTCCATCAGACCGGCCAGCGCTTGGAGCAGAATAGCGTCCAACTTCAACGACTGACGGCCCGCATCGATGACCTGGCGGCCCAAGTCCAGCAACTGGCGGCTCAGGTCCAGCAACTGGCCGTCCGCCTGGACCAGCTGACGGCCCGGGTCGACGACTTAACGGTCCGCCTGGAGCAGTTGACGGCCCGCGTCGATGACCTGGCGGCTCAGGTCCAGCAGCTGACGGCCCAGGTCCAACAGCTGGCCGTCCGCATGGACCAGCTGACGGCTCGCGTCGATGACTTAACGGTCCGCCTTGATCAATTGACGGCTCGCGTCGACGACCTGGCGGCTCAGGTCCAGCAGCTGGCCGTCCGCATGGACCAGCTGACGGCTCGCGTCGATGACTTAACGGTCCGCCTTGATCAATTGACGGCCCGCGTCGACGACCTGGCGGCTCAGGTCCAGCAGCTGGCCGTCCGCATGGACCAGCTGACGGCTCGGGTCGACGACCTGACCGTCCGCCTGGAGCAGTTGACGGCTCGCGTCGATGACCTGGCGGCTCAGGTCCAGCAGCTGGCCGTCCGCATGGACCAGCTGACGGCCCGGGTCGATGACTTAACGGTTCGCCTGGAGCAGTTGACGGCCCGCGTCGATGACTTAACGGTCCGCCTCGACCGACTGACGGCTCGGGTCGACGACCTGACCGTTCAAGTCCAACAACTGACGCAGACCCTCCACACGTTTATGGAGACGACGGACCGGCGGTTCCGACGTCTCGAAGCCCTGATCGCCGACGTACGGGGCAGTACGACCGAAGACCGCATGCGGACGTTCTTCTATCAGTTTTTAGCCGATCGGGGTTTTCAGCGCCTTACCCCGATCCGGACGCTTCACCTCAACGCCTTGGGCGAAATCGACGGCGTCGTCCAGGTCGAAACGCCGGACGGTGAACGGCTCTGGGTCTTGATCGAGGCCAAGGTGAAACTCTATCCGAAGGACATTCAGCAGTTCGCCCGGCGCCTGCGTCGGTCGTCCGTGCGGGAAAAGCTTCACCGCTTCGGCATTCACGGAAAGGCCCTGGTCTGGGTTTTCAGTCTGGGTCTGACGATGGGCGTGGAAGAGGCCGCGGAGAAGGAAGCCGTCGGCCTGGTCGAGGCCCACATCGGAGAGATCGTGGCCCCGCAAGTGTGGGACATCTGA
- the scpA_1 gene encoding Methylmalonyl-CoA mutase, whose amino-acid sequence MAGKRRRNGGTAIAPPRPKKSRMASTRRVRSAGGDLEAIQAAYERWTQTTLRESLERQPERQAEFTTLSSQPIQRLYTPLDVADIDYLRDIGFPGEFPFTRGIHATMYRGRLWTFRLFSGFGTPEDTNRRYKFLISQGQTGLSVAFDLPTLYGRDPDHPLSLGEVGKCGVSIVTLRDMEILFDGIDLASITTSMTINSPAAVLICMYAAVALKRGIPLDRVGGTTQNDILKEYIAQKEYIYPPRPSMRLVVDSIAWCARHMPKWNPISISGYHIREAGSTAVQELAFTLYDGIEYVRHCIEAGLDVDEFAPRLSFFFNCHNDFFEEIAKFRAARRIWAHVMRDRFHAKNPRSWWLRFHTQTAGCSLTWQQPYNNLIRTTIQALAAVLGGTQSLHTNAFDEAYALPTEFSAMLALRTQQIIAFESGVANTVDPLGGSYFVEALTKKMEEQAYEYFDKLDAMGGMIPAIERGYPQREIAEAAYRYQRQIESKEKIIVGVNEYVVEEDRPIEILYIDEKVAEQQIARMNEVKRTRDNRAVVESLQALRRAAQGTDNLMPYILEAVMNYATIGEICDTLRDVWGEWEEPEVI is encoded by the coding sequence ATGGCCGGTAAGCGTCGGAGGAATGGAGGGACGGCGATTGCGCCGCCTCGACCCAAGAAGTCCCGGATGGCCTCGACCCGACGGGTCCGCTCGGCCGGCGGGGACCTGGAAGCCATCCAGGCCGCTTACGAACGCTGGACGCAGACGACCCTCCGGGAGTCCCTGGAGCGTCAGCCCGAGCGGCAGGCCGAGTTCACGACCCTGTCGAGCCAGCCGATCCAGCGGCTGTACACGCCCTTGGACGTGGCCGACATCGATTACCTCCGGGACATCGGCTTCCCCGGGGAGTTCCCCTTCACGCGGGGGATCCACGCTACGATGTACCGGGGCCGCTTATGGACTTTTCGGCTCTTCTCGGGCTTTGGGACGCCCGAGGACACGAACCGTCGCTATAAGTTCCTCATCTCCCAGGGCCAGACGGGCCTGAGCGTTGCCTTCGACCTGCCGACGCTCTACGGTCGGGACCCCGACCACCCCCTGAGCCTCGGCGAGGTCGGCAAGTGCGGCGTATCGATCGTCACCCTGCGGGACATGGAGATCCTCTTCGACGGCATCGACTTAGCGTCCATCACGACGTCGATGACGATCAACTCGCCGGCGGCCGTCCTCATCTGCATGTATGCCGCCGTCGCCCTTAAGCGAGGCATTCCCCTGGACCGGGTCGGCGGGACGACCCAGAACGACATCCTCAAGGAATACATCGCCCAGAAGGAGTACATCTATCCGCCCCGACCCTCGATGCGACTCGTCGTCGACTCCATCGCCTGGTGCGCCCGGCACATGCCGAAGTGGAACCCCATCAGCATCAGCGGCTACCACATCCGAGAAGCCGGCTCGACGGCCGTCCAGGAGCTGGCCTTCACATTGTATGACGGCATCGAGTACGTGCGGCACTGTATCGAGGCCGGCCTTGACGTGGACGAGTTCGCGCCCCGCTTGAGCTTCTTCTTCAACTGTCACAACGACTTCTTCGAGGAGATCGCCAAGTTCCGGGCGGCCCGCCGGATCTGGGCCCACGTCATGCGGGACCGCTTCCATGCCAAGAACCCCCGGTCCTGGTGGCTCCGGTTCCATACCCAGACGGCCGGTTGCTCCCTGACATGGCAACAGCCGTACAACAACCTCATCCGGACGACCATCCAGGCCCTGGCGGCCGTCCTCGGCGGGACCCAGTCGCTCCACACGAATGCCTTCGACGAGGCCTACGCCCTGCCGACGGAGTTCTCGGCTATGCTGGCCCTCCGGACCCAGCAGATCATCGCCTTTGAGAGCGGCGTCGCCAATACCGTCGACCCCCTCGGGGGGTCCTACTTCGTCGAGGCCCTGACGAAGAAGATGGAGGAGCAGGCCTACGAGTACTTCGACAAGCTGGACGCCATGGGCGGCATGATCCCGGCCATCGAGCGGGGCTACCCTCAGCGGGAGATCGCCGAGGCGGCGTACCGATACCAGCGCCAAATTGAGAGCAAGGAGAAGATCATCGTCGGCGTCAACGAGTACGTCGTCGAGGAAGACCGGCCCATCGAGATCCTGTACATCGACGAGAAGGTCGCCGAACAGCAGATCGCCCGTATGAACGAGGTCAAGCGCACGCGCGACAACCGAGCCGTCGTCGAGTCGCTCCAGGCCCTCCGTCGGGCCGCTCAGGGGACCGACAACCTGATGCCCTACATCCTGGAGGCCGTCATGAACTACGCCACTATCGGCGAGATCTGTGACACCCTCCGGGACGTCTGGGGCGAATGGGAAGAGCCGGAGGTCATCTGA
- the comB gene encoding putative 2-phosphosulfolactate phosphatase produces MTLRALDEWLYVGAGREAAQAAASLQAEAVVFDVLRACATLTTLLASPVQTPVWISDSVEACRQVRTRFWPDALLGGERDSRPIPGFDFGNSPVEVLRRAAEWTGRRVLLTTTGGTRTLVAGPRGHTWVGSLTNLTAVIERVRAWHRTGRRVLLVAVGGRLDDDPRANEDLYVVLYVLWHVWPAAVRAWSPDLAARWERHQGEPDWPGVLQATPHGRELIDLGLGEDVTWIGASVSLYPWVPVVGTDDPPDPHLAPVLRLQDDVPPA; encoded by the coding sequence GTGACGCTCCGAGCCCTCGACGAATGGCTCTACGTCGGCGCCGGCCGAGAAGCGGCTCAGGCGGCCGCGAGCCTCCAGGCCGAGGCCGTCGTATTCGACGTCCTGCGAGCCTGCGCCACCCTCACGACCCTCCTGGCCAGCCCCGTCCAGACACCCGTCTGGATCAGCGATTCGGTCGAAGCCTGTCGGCAGGTGCGGACCCGCTTCTGGCCCGACGCCTTACTCGGGGGCGAGCGGGACTCCCGGCCCATCCCGGGCTTTGACTTCGGGAACAGTCCCGTAGAGGTCCTCCGCCGGGCGGCCGAGTGGACCGGTCGGCGCGTCCTCCTGACGACGACCGGCGGGACCCGGACGCTGGTCGCCGGCCCCCGGGGCCACACCTGGGTCGGCAGTCTGACCAACCTGACCGCCGTGATCGAACGGGTCCGGGCATGGCACCGGACTGGGCGTCGGGTCCTGCTGGTCGCCGTGGGCGGTCGGCTCGACGACGACCCCCGGGCGAATGAAGACCTCTACGTGGTCTTGTACGTCCTGTGGCACGTCTGGCCGGCGGCGGTCCGGGCGTGGTCGCCGGACCTGGCGGCTCGATGGGAACGGCATCAGGGGGAACCGGACTGGCCCGGCGTCCTGCAAGCCACGCCGCATGGTCGGGAGCTGATCGACCTGGGCCTGGGCGAGGACGTCACGTGGATCGGAGCGTCCGTGAGCCTCTACCCCTGGGTCCCCGTCGTCGGGACCGACGACCCGCCAGACCCCCACCTGGCCCCCGTCCTCCGACTTCAGGACGACGTCCCCCCGGCATGA
- a CDS encoding 3 beta-hydroxysteroid dehydrogenase/Delta 5-->4-isomerase → MRVFLTGATGYLGSALLEALLRQGADVTVLVRDPARLERAESSYRLRVVRGDLLQPESYEAALRDADAVVHLAALVRVWSPDPRAFRRVNVEATEHLIRRAAETGVPRILYTSTFFALGPGRPGQVLDETAPTRPPLRNPYRRTKVEALRRVRRLQSEGAPVIILFPGIVYGPGRMTEGNFVAGLIRDFLAGRLPGYIGSGHQRWCFAWIHDVVGGFLQALERGTPGGAYILGGENRTVREFFHYVAAWTGRRPPRWPIPGPVVRSVAGLQFALDRLRGRAPRMSPSAAGLMLYDWAFTSERARRELGYTVTPFETGLRQTVAWLLELHAGGTSS, encoded by the coding sequence ATGCGTGTCTTCCTCACGGGTGCGACCGGTTATCTGGGTTCGGCCTTGCTGGAGGCACTTCTACGGCAGGGCGCCGACGTGACTGTCCTCGTGCGGGACCCCGCCCGCCTGGAGCGTGCGGAGTCGTCGTACCGCTTGCGGGTCGTCCGGGGCGACCTCCTGCAACCGGAAAGTTATGAAGCCGCCTTGCGGGACGCGGACGCCGTCGTCCACCTGGCCGCCCTCGTCCGCGTGTGGTCGCCGGACCCCCGGGCCTTCCGACGGGTCAACGTGGAAGCGACCGAGCACCTGATCCGGCGGGCGGCCGAGACCGGCGTGCCCCGCATTCTATACACGTCGACCTTCTTTGCCCTGGGCCCGGGGCGGCCCGGTCAGGTCCTCGACGAGACGGCCCCGACGCGGCCGCCCCTGCGGAATCCTTACCGTCGGACCAAGGTCGAGGCCCTCCGTCGCGTCCGTCGTCTTCAGTCCGAAGGCGCTCCGGTCATCATCCTCTTCCCGGGGATCGTCTACGGGCCGGGTCGGATGACCGAGGGGAACTTCGTGGCGGGCCTCATTCGGGACTTCCTGGCGGGTCGCCTGCCGGGCTACATCGGGAGCGGGCATCAACGGTGGTGCTTCGCCTGGATCCACGACGTGGTCGGCGGGTTCCTCCAGGCCCTGGAGCGGGGCACGCCGGGCGGTGCCTACATCCTGGGCGGCGAAAACCGGACGGTCCGGGAGTTCTTCCACTACGTGGCGGCCTGGACGGGTCGTCGACCGCCCCGATGGCCGATTCCCGGCCCGGTCGTCCGGAGCGTCGCCGGACTTCAGTTCGCTCTTGACCGCCTCCGGGGTCGAGCCCCCCGGATGTCGCCCTCGGCGGCGGGTCTGATGCTCTACGACTGGGCCTTCACCAGCGAGCGGGCCCGGCGGGAGCTGGGCTACACGGTAACGCCCTTCGAGACGGGCCTCCGCCAAACGGTCGCATGGCTTCTCGAGCTTCATGCCGGGGGGACGTCGTCCTGA
- the gabT gene encoding 4-aminobutyrate aminotransferase GabT: MPYEKAPLIRVEPPGPKARAVVEKDHRFCSPSYTRPYPFVMARGEGAVVEDVDGNVYLDFTSGVAVLNTGHCHPEVVRAIQQQAATFVHMAGTDFYYSLMADLAERLARLPGEGEWRVFFTNSGTESIEAAMKLARWVTGRTDFIAFYGAFHGRTYGSLALTASKAVHKRRFGPSVGVVHHAPYPNPYRPFGQVSPEKCTDATLAFIEDYILKRTAHPDDIAAVIVEPIQGEGGYVFPPPDFLPRLRALTDKYGILLIVDEVQTGMGRTGRWFAYQHSGIQPDIIAVAKGIASGLPLGCIIARSHLMTWPTGAHANTFGANPIACAAALKTLELLQGGLMERARTLGEYLRDRLRALMDRHPTIGRVDGLGLLVGVELVTDRTGRQPFPALRDEVVHRCFQRGLLLLGCGDSTIRFIPPLVVEKEQIDTAVALFSEVLRECEMAAAKYK; the protein is encoded by the coding sequence ATGCCTTATGAGAAAGCGCCCCTTATCCGAGTCGAACCGCCGGGCCCCAAAGCCCGGGCGGTCGTCGAGAAGGACCACCGGTTCTGTTCGCCGTCCTATACCCGGCCCTATCCCTTCGTGATGGCCCGGGGGGAGGGCGCCGTCGTCGAGGACGTGGACGGCAACGTGTATCTCGACTTCACGTCGGGCGTCGCCGTCCTGAATACGGGCCACTGTCATCCCGAGGTCGTCCGGGCCATCCAGCAACAGGCGGCCACGTTCGTCCACATGGCCGGGACGGACTTCTACTACAGCCTGATGGCCGACCTGGCCGAGCGGTTGGCCCGTCTGCCCGGCGAGGGCGAGTGGCGGGTCTTCTTCACGAACTCGGGAACGGAGTCCATCGAGGCGGCCATGAAGCTGGCCCGCTGGGTCACGGGCCGTACGGACTTCATCGCCTTTTACGGGGCCTTCCACGGTCGGACGTATGGATCGCTGGCGCTGACGGCCAGCAAGGCCGTCCACAAACGGCGCTTTGGCCCCTCGGTCGGCGTGGTCCACCATGCTCCTTATCCGAACCCCTACCGGCCCTTCGGCCAGGTGTCCCCCGAGAAATGCACGGACGCCACCCTGGCGTTCATCGAGGACTACATCCTGAAGCGGACGGCCCACCCGGACGACATCGCCGCCGTCATCGTCGAGCCGATTCAAGGCGAAGGCGGCTACGTCTTCCCGCCGCCGGACTTCCTGCCCCGCCTGCGGGCCCTGACGGACAAGTATGGGATCCTGCTCATCGTCGATGAGGTCCAGACGGGCATGGGCCGGACGGGCCGCTGGTTCGCCTACCAGCACAGCGGCATCCAGCCGGACATCATCGCCGTCGCCAAGGGCATCGCCTCGGGCCTCCCCCTGGGTTGCATCATCGCCCGGTCCCACCTGATGACGTGGCCGACGGGCGCGCACGCCAATACCTTCGGGGCGAACCCCATCGCCTGCGCGGCGGCCTTGAAAACCCTGGAACTCCTTCAGGGCGGCCTGATGGAACGGGCCCGGACCCTGGGGGAGTACCTGCGGGACCGTCTGCGGGCCCTGATGGACCGGCATCCGACGATCGGCCGTGTGGACGGCCTCGGCCTGCTGGTCGGGGTCGAACTCGTGACGGACCGGACCGGCCGCCAGCCTTTCCCGGCCCTCCGGGATGAGGTCGTCCACCGATGCTTCCAGCGGGGCCTCCTCCTGCTGGGTTGCGGCGACAGCACGATCCGCTTCATCCCGCCCCTGGTCGTCGAAAAGGAACAGATCGACACGGCCGTGGCCCTCTTCTCAGAAGTCCTGCGGGAGTGCGAGATGGCGGCGGCAAAGTACAAGTAA
- the yitJ gene encoding Bifunctional homocysteine S-methyltransferase/5,10-methylenetetrahydrofolate reductase — MKKSASFWDGLRERVLIVDGAMGTYLHMRGLPEGQCREALNLNNPSLVLSIHEEYLRAGADVLETNTFGANYVQLKRFGLEKRVRDINRAGVQLAREVATHGTGVFVAGSVGPLGALLQPYGRLTLQDVQAIYEEQIGSLVESGVDLLFIETQSSTVEAQAAVRAARRVGRGIPIVCLMTFDREGRSRMGNELPDALYELVEAGADVVGFNCGIGPGDAYDLVVRHLKDFPHPLCVMPNAGYPTYVSGRLTYAATPAYFAEYARLFVEAGVVLIGSCCGTTPEHTAAMARVVKGAPPVRPVVRPAPTSEQAPRPSLQLVEKPTPSEEVTFPTRLRDLFSKDVVVTVAVEPPRGWDYTRVVEDVRYLRSLGVDAVNVGDNPLASLRMSPVALAAVLKREVGLEPIVHFTCRDRNVIALQSELLGAAALGLRVVLALTGEPVEVGEFPKATSVFDVDAVGLIRILRNLNEGRNLAGNPIDTRTHFIIGGSANPLAADMEREVERVRQKVENGASFLVTQPIYDPDVILRFQDALGDLAVDLIVGICPPISERYARFLANEVPGISIPEAWIDRLRGRSREDAERAAVELCQALMERLRGVVQGFYVMLPMGRYDLVGALLGQASAHRPEARAERRRAE; from the coding sequence GTGAAGAAATCGGCGTCCTTTTGGGATGGTCTCCGAGAGCGCGTGCTGATCGTCGACGGCGCCATGGGGACGTATCTCCACATGCGGGGCCTCCCCGAGGGCCAGTGCCGGGAGGCGCTCAATCTGAACAATCCTTCCCTGGTCCTGTCTATCCATGAGGAATACCTCCGGGCCGGGGCCGACGTCCTCGAGACGAACACCTTCGGGGCCAACTACGTGCAATTGAAGCGCTTTGGCCTGGAAAAGCGGGTCCGGGATATCAATCGGGCCGGCGTTCAGCTCGCCCGAGAGGTGGCTACTCACGGGACGGGCGTGTTCGTGGCCGGCTCTGTCGGCCCCTTGGGGGCTCTGCTTCAGCCCTACGGTCGGCTGACTCTTCAGGACGTCCAGGCCATCTATGAGGAGCAGATCGGCTCCTTGGTCGAAAGCGGGGTCGACCTCCTGTTCATCGAGACGCAGAGCTCGACCGTCGAGGCCCAGGCCGCCGTCCGGGCCGCCCGCCGGGTCGGCCGGGGCATCCCCATCGTCTGCTTGATGACCTTCGACCGGGAGGGCCGTTCTCGGATGGGCAATGAGCTTCCGGATGCCCTGTACGAGCTGGTCGAGGCCGGGGCCGATGTCGTCGGGTTCAACTGTGGGATCGGGCCGGGGGACGCCTATGACCTGGTCGTTCGTCATTTGAAAGACTTTCCCCATCCCCTGTGTGTCATGCCGAATGCCGGGTATCCGACTTATGTATCCGGGCGGTTGACCTATGCGGCCACGCCGGCCTACTTTGCCGAGTACGCCCGCCTCTTCGTCGAGGCCGGCGTCGTCCTCATCGGCTCATGTTGCGGCACGACGCCCGAGCATACGGCCGCCATGGCCCGGGTCGTGAAGGGCGCCCCGCCGGTCCGTCCGGTCGTCCGACCGGCGCCGACCTCCGAGCAAGCCCCCCGGCCGTCCCTTCAGCTCGTCGAGAAGCCCACCCCGTCCGAGGAAGTTACTTTCCCGACCCGTCTGCGGGACCTCTTCTCGAAGGATGTGGTCGTGACCGTGGCCGTCGAGCCGCCCCGGGGGTGGGACTACACGCGAGTCGTCGAGGACGTCCGGTACCTTCGGTCTCTCGGTGTAGACGCCGTCAACGTGGGGGACAATCCCCTGGCGAGCCTCCGCATGTCGCCGGTCGCCCTGGCGGCCGTCCTGAAACGGGAGGTCGGCCTCGAGCCCATCGTGCACTTCACGTGCCGGGACCGCAACGTCATCGCCCTGCAGTCGGAGCTTCTGGGAGCGGCCGCCCTGGGCCTTCGGGTCGTCCTGGCCCTGACGGGCGAACCCGTCGAGGTCGGCGAGTTCCCGAAAGCGACGTCCGTCTTCGACGTGGACGCCGTCGGCCTGATCCGGATTCTCCGGAACCTGAACGAGGGCCGGAACCTGGCGGGCAATCCCATCGACACCCGGACGCACTTCATCATCGGCGGTAGCGCGAATCCCCTGGCCGCCGATATGGAGCGGGAGGTCGAGCGGGTCCGGCAGAAAGTCGAGAACGGCGCCTCCTTTCTGGTGACCCAGCCCATCTACGACCCCGACGTCATCCTTCGCTTTCAGGATGCCCTGGGGGACCTGGCCGTGGACCTCATCGTGGGCATCTGTCCGCCTATCAGTGAGCGGTATGCCCGTTTTCTGGCTAACGAGGTGCCCGGCATCTCCATCCCCGAGGCCTGGATCGACCGGCTCCGGGGCCGGTCCCGGGAGGACGCCGAGCGGGCCGCCGTCGAGCTCTGTCAGGCCCTCATGGAGCGCCTGCGAGGCGTCGTGCAGGGATTCTACGTGATGCTTCCGATGGGGCGGTACGACCTGGTCGGGGCCCTCCTCGGTCAGGCGTCGGCCCACAGGCCGGAGGCCCGGGCGGAGCGACGGAGGGCCGAATGA
- a CDS encoding Phosphorylated carbohydrates phosphatase: MWGVLWDLDGVLIDSARWHLASWQWLAQQYGRTFPIELFKETFGLPNAAILRRLFSDRDLTDEDIRGLSEQKEAMYRTLVRAHLTWQPGAVELLEDLRRHGARQGLFTSTPRSNVVFIDEVLGLSRYLEVILTGDDVPRGKPAPDGYAALCQRLGLTPDRAVVIEDAPAGVEAAHAAGLRCIAVATTHPPERLTAADWVVRDLTDLSARQIQAWLGL; this comes from the coding sequence GTGTGGGGCGTCCTGTGGGACCTGGACGGGGTCCTCATCGATTCGGCCCGATGGCATCTGGCCTCGTGGCAATGGCTGGCTCAGCAGTACGGCCGGACCTTTCCGATCGAGCTCTTCAAGGAAACCTTTGGTCTTCCGAACGCCGCCATCCTCCGGCGGCTCTTTTCGGACCGGGACCTGACCGATGAAGACATCCGGGGCCTGAGCGAACAAAAGGAGGCCATGTACCGGACGCTCGTCCGGGCACATCTGACGTGGCAACCGGGGGCCGTCGAGCTCTTGGAGGACCTCCGGCGACACGGCGCTCGGCAAGGGTTGTTTACGTCCACGCCCCGGTCCAACGTCGTCTTCATCGACGAGGTCTTGGGTCTGTCCCGCTATTTAGAGGTCATCCTCACCGGCGACGACGTTCCCCGCGGCAAGCCCGCCCCAGACGGCTACGCCGCCCTCTGTCAGCGTCTGGGCCTGACGCCGGACCGGGCCGTCGTCATCGAGGACGCCCCGGCAGGGGTCGAGGCCGCCCACGCGGCCGGCCTGCGGTGTATCGCCGTGGCCACGACCCATCCGCCCGAGCGCCTCACGGCCGCCGACTGGGTCGTCCGAGACCTGACCGACCTGTCGGCCCGGCAGATTCAAGCCTGGCTGGGCCTTTGA
- a CDS encoding Long-chain-fatty-acid--CoA ligase FadD15: MRFRNLAEMFLHYVRQYDRPDALYVKRHGRYRPIPTREFYDHVVELAHFLRSMNVQPGDRVAILSENRPEWFYADLAVLSIGGASVPIYATLPAGQIVYILRDAETVGVFVSTPEQLAKIEQIASELTDFLRFVVLFEEAGAYRPALPAAVQFFSLERAMEVGRQDRARQPDWWERAVAAVQPEDLATIIYTSGTTGEPKGVMLTHRNFLSNIEATLQVLTLGSSDVHLSFLPLSHVFERMAGYYTMLAGGARIAFAESIDKVAENLLEIRPTIIIAVPRFYEKVKARIDEMARQLTGLRKRLFEWALRVAERVGERRRAGRAVSPWLALQYALADRLVYHKIKARTGGRVRTLVSGGAALRKDIAVFFDNLGLRILEGYGLTETSPVISVNTPTAWKPGSVGRPIPGVEVKIAEDGEILTRGPHVMKGYFRRPEATQAAIDPDGWFHTGDIGYLDEDGFLYITDRKKDILVTAGGKNIAPQKIENLLKQSPWIEEVMVVGDGKPYPAAFIVPSRERLVAWAQEKGLPVEPYEELLRHPAVIQLYEQILQDLQTSLARFEQVKRFVLLPQSFTIEAGELTPTLKVRRRVVMEKYGHLMRELYPEEVVA, from the coding sequence ATGCGGTTCCGTAATCTGGCCGAGATGTTTCTTCACTACGTGAGGCAGTATGACCGCCCGGATGCCCTGTACGTCAAGCGCCACGGGCGATATCGGCCCATCCCGACGCGGGAGTTTTACGACCACGTCGTCGAACTGGCCCACTTCCTGCGGTCGATGAACGTCCAGCCGGGCGACCGGGTGGCCATCCTGTCCGAGAATCGGCCCGAGTGGTTTTACGCCGACCTGGCGGTCCTCTCCATAGGCGGGGCCAGCGTGCCCATCTATGCGACCCTCCCGGCGGGGCAGATCGTCTACATCCTGCGGGACGCCGAGACGGTCGGGGTCTTCGTCTCGACGCCGGAGCAGTTGGCCAAGATCGAGCAAATCGCTTCCGAACTGACGGACTTCCTTCGCTTCGTCGTCCTGTTCGAGGAGGCGGGCGCCTACCGGCCGGCTTTGCCGGCGGCCGTCCAGTTCTTCTCCCTCGAGCGGGCGATGGAGGTCGGCCGTCAGGACCGGGCCCGTCAGCCGGACTGGTGGGAGCGGGCCGTCGCCGCCGTCCAGCCGGAAGACTTGGCGACGATCATCTACACCTCGGGCACGACGGGTGAGCCCAAGGGCGTCATGCTGACCCACCGGAATTTCCTGTCCAACATCGAGGCGACCCTCCAGGTCCTCACCTTAGGCTCCTCGGACGTGCACCTCTCTTTCCTGCCCCTCAGCCACGTCTTTGAGCGGATGGCCGGCTACTACACGATGCTGGCCGGGGGCGCCCGCATCGCCTTTGCCGAGAGCATCGACAAGGTCGCCGAAAATCTCCTGGAGATTCGGCCGACCATCATCATCGCCGTGCCCCGGTTCTACGAGAAGGTCAAGGCCCGCATCGACGAGATGGCCCGTCAGCTCACGGGGCTTCGGAAGCGTCTGTTCGAGTGGGCCCTGCGGGTCGCCGAACGGGTCGGGGAACGGCGGCGGGCCGGTCGGGCCGTCTCGCCGTGGCTGGCTCTTCAATACGCCCTGGCCGACCGGCTGGTCTATCACAAGATCAAGGCCCGGACCGGCGGGCGGGTCCGGACCCTCGTCTCGGGCGGGGCGGCCCTGCGGAAGGACATCGCCGTCTTCTTTGACAACCTGGGCCTGCGGATCCTGGAAGGCTACGGCCTGACCGAGACCTCGCCGGTCATCTCCGTCAACACGCCGACGGCCTGGAAGCCGGGGAGCGTGGGTCGGCCTATCCCGGGCGTCGAGGTCAAAATCGCCGAGGACGGGGAAATCCTGACGCGGGGACCCCACGTCATGAAGGGCTACTTCCGACGGCCCGAGGCGACCCAGGCGGCCATCGACCCGGACGGCTGGTTCCACACGGGCGACATTGGCTATCTCGACGAGGACGGCTTTTTGTATATTACGGACCGCAAAAAGGACATCCTCGTCACGGCCGGCGGCAAGAACATCGCCCCCCAGAAAATCGAGAACCTGCTCAAGCAGAGTCCCTGGATCGAAGAGGTCATGGTCGTCGGGGACGGCAAGCCGTACCCGGCCGCCTTCATCGTGCCGAGCCGGGAACGGCTCGTGGCGTGGGCCCAGGAGAAGGGCCTGCCCGTGGAGCCTTACGAGGAGCTCCTCCGACATCCGGCGGTCATCCAGCTCTACGAGCAAATCCTGCAAGACCTCCAGACGTCGCTGGCCCGCTTTGAGCAGGTCAAGCGCTTCGTCCTGCTTCCCCAGTCCTTTACGATCGAGGCCGGCGAGCTGACGCCGACCCTGAAGGTCCGTCGCCGGGTCGTGATGGAAAAGTACGGTCACCTCATGCGGGAACTCTATCCCGAAGAGGTCGTGGCTTGA